In Nostoc sp. UHCC 0926, a single genomic region encodes these proteins:
- a CDS encoding glycosyltransferase family 4 protein, whose translation MLIKLAILLTHPVQYFAPVFRELAQQPNLQLKVFFGCNHGVIPREDPNFGVVFQWDCQPTAGFEHEFLSHNYLEDLKGLRGIRLAAKAFTAINRYQPDAVLIFAYSPTFITASTLLLYLAGHKLMLRAETTDEALSRSYIKDKIRQLFLSFYYRQFNHFFPIGTNSINHYLRMGVDKSRMTLAHYAIDIEFFQKQVDFWLPQRETLRDKMGIGKTDQVLMYCGKIFPPKDPLLIPEALNLLPIVVKNNLWLLVVGEGEMCIQFDKLSKEELGARAIFFGFKNQSELGKYYAIADALILPSKNGETWGLVVNEALQFGLKVILSDRVGSGKDLIKSRQYGEIFPHRDALKLSKCILDITLKKENYSLKKLDFPHPNQLAHKIYNLLRKNCILQASLPHINESIK comes from the coding sequence ATGTTAATAAAACTGGCAATTCTCCTTACTCATCCAGTTCAGTATTTTGCACCTGTATTTCGTGAGTTAGCACAGCAACCAAATTTACAATTAAAAGTATTTTTTGGTTGTAATCATGGTGTAATACCAAGGGAAGATCCTAACTTTGGCGTAGTCTTCCAATGGGATTGTCAGCCAACAGCAGGTTTTGAACACGAGTTTTTATCTCACAATTATTTGGAAGATTTAAAAGGCTTGAGAGGTATCAGATTAGCGGCTAAAGCTTTTACTGCTATTAATCGCTATCAACCTGATGCTGTACTGATTTTTGCTTATTCACCTACTTTTATTACCGCTAGTACTTTGTTGCTATATCTAGCTGGACACAAGTTAATGCTTAGAGCAGAAACAACAGATGAGGCATTATCACGTTCTTATATTAAGGACAAAATACGTCAATTATTCTTGTCTTTTTACTATCGTCAATTTAATCATTTTTTCCCTATTGGAACAAATTCCATCAATCATTATTTGCGGATGGGAGTAGATAAGAGTCGTATGACATTAGCTCACTACGCCATTGATATAGAGTTTTTTCAAAAACAGGTGGACTTTTGGCTACCACAGAGAGAAACTTTACGAGATAAAATGGGGATTGGAAAGACAGATCAGGTACTTATGTATTGCGGGAAGATTTTCCCCCCAAAAGACCCGTTATTAATTCCAGAGGCTCTTAATTTACTACCTATTGTAGTAAAAAACAATCTATGGTTGCTAGTAGTTGGGGAAGGAGAAATGTGTATTCAGTTTGATAAATTGAGCAAGGAAGAATTGGGAGCAAGAGCAATCTTTTTTGGCTTCAAGAATCAGTCAGAGTTAGGTAAATACTATGCAATAGCTGACGCTTTGATTTTACCATCTAAGAATGGAGAAACATGGGGATTAGTCGTCAACGAAGCTCTCCAGTTTGGATTAAAGGTAATTCTAAGTGATCGGGTTGGTTCAGGGAAAGACTTAATTAAAAGTCGCCAATATGGAGAAATTTTTCCACATAGAGATGCTTTAAAATTATCAAAATGTATTTTAGATATTACCCTTAAAAAAGAGAATTATTCATTAAAAAAATTAGATTTTCCTCACCCTAATCAACTGGCTCATAAAATTTACAATTTGCTGAGAAAAAATTGTATCTTGCAGGCAAGTTTGCCACATATTAATGAATCTATTAAATAA
- a CDS encoding GumC family protein yields the protein MPSHQNEQDLINFQHYWLTVKRRWLLIITIMGSVLGVTVLVTFSQKPIYEAEGKLLFNKQSSVSSLTGASEQVGQLGQLSGVTSLSNPLETEAEIIRSYPLSQKTIAKLQLKDNLGQPLAIDNFLPNLKIKSIRGTDILQLSYRSANRQEATAIVNTLMSAYLENNVRINRSEATAARKFLSKQLPLIEAKVTEAEAGLRQFKEKYEVISLEEEAIQGVKRLNDLSSQITQLRAQLVDAKSRSSAFQNQLALNTRQAMALTSLSQSKAVQQVLSEYQKVQDQLAVERSQFTDEHPVITNLLSKEQALKKQLEGRVTQTLGSSQPIPEQDLQIGELKQTLTANLVQVEVERLGLENQVGVLMKEFVHYQARLRSLPKLEQQQLQLKRQLQVAQITYEQILKRLQEVELVENQNVGNATIVSEALVPKKKISPRISLNLALGGFLGFFLAIGAALLLEAVDKSVKTAEEAQQLLDYPLLGTIPVFDQKARLARGESTTELVVLNNPYSSVNAAFEMLQTNLGFTLSDKELNVIVVSSSVMHEGKSFVAANLAVATAQMGRRVLLIDADMRRPRQHEMWQQSNLMGLSNVLVGQATLAEAAKEVVINLELLSSGTIPPNPVALLDSQRMNGLLQQAAQDYDCVIIDTPPLSLLADASIIGKMADGILLVTRPGVVNSDTAKTTKALLEHSRVTVLGMVVNCVTTDHNDYSYYFSNTNTGENNSRKKDKIKSNLSRITGLRLL from the coding sequence ATGCCTTCTCATCAAAACGAGCAAGACCTGATTAATTTTCAACACTATTGGCTGACTGTAAAAAGACGTTGGTTACTGATAATAACCATTATGGGGTCGGTCTTAGGAGTCACAGTGTTGGTTACTTTTAGTCAAAAACCAATTTATGAAGCCGAGGGCAAACTCCTTTTTAATAAGCAAAGTAGTGTATCTTCCCTTACAGGTGCAAGTGAGCAGGTGGGACAACTGGGACAACTCAGTGGAGTAACAAGTCTCTCTAACCCTTTGGAAACTGAAGCCGAAATCATTCGCTCCTACCCCCTGAGTCAAAAAACTATTGCTAAGTTGCAGCTCAAGGATAATCTGGGACAACCATTAGCAATAGATAATTTTCTGCCTAACTTGAAAATCAAGAGTATCCGAGGGACGGATATTTTACAACTTTCTTACCGTAGTGCTAATCGTCAAGAAGCCACAGCTATCGTCAATACATTGATGAGTGCTTATCTGGAAAATAATGTTCGGATTAACCGTTCCGAAGCCACAGCAGCACGGAAATTTTTAAGCAAGCAATTACCTCTAATCGAGGCAAAAGTCACAGAGGCGGAAGCAGGACTGCGTCAGTTTAAAGAAAAATACGAGGTTATTTCCCTAGAAGAAGAAGCTATACAAGGAGTCAAAAGGCTGAATGATTTATCCAGCCAGATAACCCAACTACGCGCGCAGTTGGTTGATGCTAAGAGCCGTTCTAGTGCTTTCCAAAATCAATTAGCATTGAACACACGGCAGGCTATGGCACTCACCAGCTTAAGTCAATCCAAAGCAGTACAACAAGTGCTATCAGAATATCAGAAGGTTCAAGACCAGTTAGCAGTGGAGAGGTCACAATTTACCGATGAACACCCAGTCATTACTAATTTGCTAAGTAAAGAACAAGCTCTCAAAAAGCAGCTAGAAGGAAGAGTGACCCAAACTCTGGGTAGTTCACAGCCTATCCCAGAGCAAGATTTACAAATAGGAGAACTCAAGCAGACTCTAACTGCTAATTTGGTGCAAGTGGAAGTAGAACGGTTGGGATTGGAGAATCAAGTTGGTGTGTTGATGAAGGAATTTGTACATTATCAAGCACGTCTCAGAAGCCTACCCAAACTGGAACAACAACAGCTACAGCTAAAACGACAGCTACAAGTAGCACAAATAACCTATGAACAAATACTGAAAAGATTGCAAGAAGTCGAATTAGTAGAGAACCAAAATGTAGGCAACGCCACAATTGTTTCTGAGGCTTTAGTTCCTAAGAAGAAAATTTCTCCTCGTATTAGCTTGAATTTGGCACTAGGGGGATTTTTAGGATTCTTCTTAGCTATTGGAGCAGCTTTATTACTAGAAGCTGTAGACAAGTCTGTGAAGACAGCAGAAGAAGCCCAACAGTTATTGGACTATCCCTTGTTGGGTACAATTCCGGTTTTTGATCAAAAAGCTAGACTGGCTCGTGGTGAGAGTACAACCGAATTAGTGGTACTCAATAACCCTTATTCATCAGTTAATGCAGCCTTTGAAATGCTCCAGACTAACCTGGGTTTTACCCTTTCTGATAAGGAACTGAACGTGATTGTGGTTAGCAGTTCTGTGATGCATGAGGGCAAGTCTTTTGTGGCAGCTAACTTAGCAGTTGCTACTGCCCAGATGGGACGGCGAGTGCTATTGATTGATGCAGATATGCGTCGCCCTCGTCAACACGAAATGTGGCAGCAATCTAACTTAATGGGGTTAAGTAATGTTTTAGTGGGGCAGGCTACGTTAGCAGAAGCTGCCAAGGAAGTGGTGATAAATCTAGAATTGCTCAGTTCTGGCACCATACCGCCCAACCCTGTTGCACTACTAGACTCACAGCGGATGAATGGGTTACTGCAACAAGCTGCCCAAGATTATGACTGCGTGATTATTGACACTCCACCTTTAAGCCTTCTGGCAGATGCTTCGATTATAGGCAAAATGGCAGATGGAATCTTGCTAGTTACACGTCCTGGTGTAGTTAATTCTGATACGGCTAAGACTACAAAGGCACTATTAGAACATTCGCGTGTGACAGTGTTGGGAATGGTAGTGAATTGTGTGACTACTGATCATAATGACTACAGCTACTACTTCTCCAATACAAATACTGGAGAGAATAATTCAAGGAAGAAAGATAAGATTAAGTCTAACTTAAGTAGAATCACTGGATTAAGACTGCTTTAA
- a CDS encoding sugar transferase → MTITLAIGKKTKKFSQTDNLLCVLLLLGDIVGLLLSLSLSLWLRLNQNLNSFDPLIYLFFFLVLAGLYLADTYHPDTQIAGLRAPFRILISNVVVGSIIAALIYFTGVWGKDLVLKRGILLLSLGIFTIWAMASRIWAAKWVRSQDQHSRWLILGAGKKAILFSKTFLEHSSLGRLVVLATAEPNTNELAKSNRVFVGSLNDLPQWSQQPWSGVVVTTPMELSGAEIQQLMQLRLSGVSIYGIPDICETLWHKLPSFLLQDNWLAFGAGFNLAGDSISQKLKRLLDIILAWSLFLFLSPLMLLVVLAIKLDSPGPVLYTQMRTGLEGKPFRVYKFRSMYQDAEKRGVQWANERDPRITRFGRWLRLTRIDELPQILNVLWGEMSLIGPRPERPEFDIKLRQEIPYYDLRYVIKPGITGWAQVMYPYGASVEDAYEKLAYDLYYIKNYSLALDLAIIFKTIRVVLLGKGR, encoded by the coding sequence ATGACTATTACTCTTGCTATTGGCAAAAAAACCAAGAAATTCTCTCAGACAGATAATCTCCTCTGTGTATTACTGTTATTAGGGGATATAGTGGGTTTATTGTTGAGTTTGTCTCTCTCTTTATGGTTACGATTGAATCAAAATCTGAATAGTTTTGACCCTTTAATTTATTTATTTTTTTTCCTAGTTCTCGCAGGGCTGTATTTAGCAGATACTTACCATCCAGATACCCAAATAGCAGGGTTACGCGCTCCATTCCGCATTTTGATTAGTAATGTTGTTGTTGGTAGCATTATTGCGGCTCTCATTTACTTTACTGGTGTTTGGGGGAAAGATTTGGTCTTGAAACGAGGAATTTTGCTCCTCAGCTTAGGCATATTTACCATCTGGGCTATGGCATCAAGAATATGGGCAGCCAAGTGGGTGCGATCGCAAGATCAACACAGCCGTTGGCTAATTTTGGGTGCAGGTAAAAAAGCCATTTTATTTAGCAAAACTTTTCTAGAACACAGTTCATTAGGGCGCTTGGTTGTTCTAGCAACAGCAGAGCCAAACACCAATGAGTTAGCAAAAAGTAATCGAGTTTTTGTGGGGAGCCTCAATGACTTACCCCAATGGAGTCAACAACCTTGGTCAGGGGTAGTAGTAACAACCCCAATGGAATTATCTGGTGCAGAGATACAGCAGTTGATGCAGTTACGTTTATCTGGTGTCTCCATCTACGGGATTCCCGATATTTGTGAAACCTTGTGGCACAAACTTCCCTCATTTCTGCTTCAGGATAACTGGCTGGCTTTTGGTGCTGGTTTTAATTTAGCGGGTGACAGCATTAGTCAAAAGCTCAAGCGGTTATTAGACATTATTCTGGCATGGTCATTATTTCTGTTTTTATCTCCACTGATGTTGTTAGTAGTACTAGCAATTAAGTTAGATAGTCCAGGCCCAGTGTTATACACACAGATGCGGACTGGTTTGGAAGGAAAGCCCTTTAGAGTTTACAAATTTCGTTCCATGTATCAGGATGCCGAAAAACGGGGAGTGCAGTGGGCGAACGAACGAGATCCTCGGATTACTAGATTCGGACGCTGGTTACGCCTGACTAGAATCGATGAACTACCACAGATTTTAAACGTTCTCTGGGGAGAAATGAGCCTCATTGGCCCCCGTCCAGAACGGCCAGAATTTGATATCAAGCTGCGACAAGAAATTCCCTACTATGACTTACGTTATGTCATCAAACCCGGAATCACAGGCTGGGCGCAGGTAATGTATCCCTACGGCGCATCAGTAGAAGATGCTTACGAGAAATTAGCTTACGACCTCTACTACATCAAAAATTATTCCCTAGCTTTGGATTTAGCGATCATCTTCAAAACCATTCGGGTAGTATTACTGGGTAAAGGCAGATGA
- the galE gene encoding UDP-glucose 4-epimerase GalE: MNKKVLVTGGAGYIGSHVVCKLGEAGYDVVVYDNCSTGSPQAVLHGELIIGDLKDLECLCQVFCQHQFTAVLHFAGSLNVPESVSRPLDYYANNTRNTLNLLRCCSNMGVNQIIFSSTAAVYGQPETSPVTESTPAEPINPYGRSKLSCEWLIRDYARASDLRYVILRYFNVAGAEPGGRLGQMSKGASHLIRVTCDAALKRRLGVKIFGTDFPTPDGTAIRDYIHVEDLAAAHLDALTYLKQGNESQILNCGYGQGYSVRQVIERVKVISGVDFPVIETERRPGDPACVIAGADKISKLLGWQPKYNDLDQIVYTTLAWEMHQKDLMVTSSIH, encoded by the coding sequence ATGAATAAAAAAGTCTTAGTTACTGGTGGAGCAGGATACATTGGCTCGCACGTGGTTTGTAAGTTGGGCGAAGCAGGTTACGATGTTGTGGTGTATGACAATTGTTCTACAGGTTCACCCCAAGCAGTATTGCATGGGGAGTTAATTATTGGTGATTTAAAAGATTTAGAATGTCTCTGTCAGGTATTTTGTCAGCATCAATTTACGGCAGTTTTACACTTTGCTGGCAGTCTGAACGTACCCGAATCTGTTTCTCGTCCCCTAGACTATTACGCTAACAATACTCGCAACACTCTGAATTTACTTCGTTGTTGCAGCAACATGGGTGTGAACCAAATTATCTTTTCCAGTACAGCAGCTGTCTATGGACAACCAGAAACGAGTCCTGTTACTGAATCTACACCAGCTGAACCTATTAACCCCTATGGGCGATCAAAACTTTCTTGTGAATGGCTGATTCGTGACTATGCAAGGGCTTCTGATTTACGTTACGTAATTTTACGATACTTTAATGTTGCTGGAGCAGAACCTGGTGGGCGATTGGGGCAGATGTCAAAAGGAGCATCTCATTTAATTCGAGTTACGTGTGATGCTGCACTCAAACGCAGACTAGGAGTAAAAATTTTTGGTACAGATTTTCCTACACCAGATGGAACGGCAATTAGAGACTACATTCATGTTGAAGACCTAGCAGCAGCACATTTAGATGCTTTAACCTATCTAAAGCAAGGTAACGAAAGCCAAATTCTCAACTGTGGTTATGGACAAGGATACAGTGTCCGTCAAGTTATCGAACGGGTTAAGGTTATTTCTGGGGTAGATTTTCCGGTTATTGAAACAGAACGTCGCCCTGGTGATCCTGCTTGTGTGATCGCTGGTGCTGATAAAATCTCTAAATTACTGGGTTGGCAACCAAAATATAATGACTTAGATCAAATTGTGTACACTACCCTAGCTTGGGAAATGCACCAGAAAGATTTGATGGTGACATCCTCCATACACTGA
- the def gene encoding peptide deformylase — protein MTELAPIIQLGNPTLRQKAAWVENIQDEHIQKLIEDLIATVAKANGVGIAAPQVAQSYRLFIVASRPNARYPNAPEMQPTAMINPKIIAHSTEVVKDWEGCLSVPGIRGLVSRYKSIEVEYTDCQGNLQKQELTDFIARIFQHESDHLDGIVFVDRIENTLDMITEQEYQQRVVNN, from the coding sequence ATGACTGAATTAGCGCCAATAATTCAATTAGGCAATCCAACATTGCGCCAAAAAGCTGCTTGGGTTGAGAATATTCAAGATGAGCATATCCAAAAATTAATTGAAGACTTAATCGCCACTGTTGCCAAGGCTAATGGCGTGGGGATTGCTGCGCCTCAAGTAGCACAATCCTATCGTTTATTTATTGTGGCTTCCCGTCCTAATGCCAGGTATCCCAATGCCCCGGAAATGCAACCTACTGCCATGATTAATCCCAAAATCATTGCTCATTCAACTGAAGTTGTCAAAGATTGGGAAGGTTGTTTAAGTGTTCCAGGAATTAGAGGGTTAGTTTCTCGGTATAAATCTATTGAAGTGGAATACACTGACTGTCAAGGCAACTTACAAAAGCAAGAATTAACCGATTTTATCGCTCGGATTTTTCAACACGAGTCCGATCATCTCGACGGTATCGTATTTGTAGATCGTATAGAGAACACTCTCGATATGATCACTGAGCAGGAATATCAACAACGAGTCGTTAACAATTAA
- a CDS encoding HhoA/HhoB/HtrA family serine endopeptidase, which yields MKTKNDDLAPKKIDPRGFPHRLWMLSYGVAVVFLGSCSLLPTKTIETQQSQTQDQKTIEPNPLIVPPPIFSSSGDPNFVVKVVQNVGPAVVRIDSSRTITSRVPDEFNDPFFRRFFKDATPQPRQRVEQGSGSGFIINSSGQIVTNSHVVDGADRVTVILKDGRTFDGKVLGEDPVTDVATIKIDANNLPTLSVGNSDALQPGEAVIAIGNPLGLNNTVTSGIISATGRSGSDIGASDKRVDYIQTDAAINPGNSGGPLLNARGQVIAMNTAIIRGAQGLGFAIPINTVQKIAQELIAKGKVDHPYLGVQMVTLTPENKERIKNVAGDRLNITADDGVLLVEIVPRSPASVAGLRVGDVIKSINNQPVTKIEEVQKLVEKSKIGTKLPIEVERNGQIVQVGVQPAPLPVRREG from the coding sequence ATGAAGACAAAAAACGATGATTTAGCGCCCAAAAAGATTGATCCCAGGGGTTTTCCCCACAGGTTGTGGATGCTCTCATATGGGGTAGCAGTGGTGTTCTTGGGGAGCTGCTCTCTTCTACCAACCAAGACAATTGAGACTCAACAAAGCCAGACTCAAGACCAAAAAACAATAGAACCCAATCCACTAATTGTCCCCCCGCCGATTTTCTCTTCGTCTGGAGATCCTAATTTTGTGGTAAAAGTAGTGCAAAATGTGGGGCCTGCGGTAGTTCGCATTGATTCTTCCCGAACAATCACTTCTCGCGTACCAGACGAATTTAACGATCCATTTTTCCGGCGGTTTTTTAAAGACGCAACGCCACAGCCTAGACAACGGGTAGAGCAGGGTAGCGGCTCTGGATTTATCATTAATTCCTCAGGTCAAATTGTGACCAATTCTCATGTGGTAGATGGTGCTGATAGAGTGACTGTCATACTCAAAGATGGCCGGACTTTTGACGGGAAAGTTTTGGGTGAAGACCCAGTAACAGATGTGGCTACGATCAAAATTGACGCTAATAATCTGCCAACTCTATCTGTGGGTAACTCCGATGCCTTACAACCAGGAGAAGCAGTAATAGCTATCGGTAACCCGTTAGGCTTGAATAATACCGTCACTTCTGGGATTATTAGTGCTACAGGTCGCTCTGGTAGTGATATCGGTGCTAGTGACAAACGGGTTGATTACATCCAAACGGATGCTGCGATTAATCCTGGTAACTCCGGTGGCCCATTGTTAAATGCTCGTGGCCAGGTAATTGCGATGAACACAGCTATTATTCGAGGCGCTCAAGGCTTAGGATTTGCTATTCCCATAAACACTGTGCAAAAAATTGCCCAAGAATTAATTGCTAAAGGCAAAGTCGATCATCCTTATTTGGGTGTTCAGATGGTGACATTGACACCAGAAAATAAAGAAAGAATAAAAAATGTAGCAGGCGATCGCTTAAATATTACAGCAGATGACGGCGTTTTGCTGGTTGAGATTGTGCCGCGATCGCCTGCATCTGTGGCTGGACTAAGAGTTGGTGATGTGATTAAAAGCATTAATAACCAGCCTGTTACTAAAATTGAAGAAGTACAAAAGCTAGTAGAAAAGAGCAAAATCGGTACTAAGTTACCAATAGAAGTGGAACGCAATGGGCAAATTGTCCAAGTAGGAGTCCAACCTGCTCCTTTACCCGTGAGACGTGAAGGATGA
- the dnaA gene encoding chromosomal replication initiator protein DnaA, with product MEIPIESLWSQVLERLQLELSRPTFETWIKTASAERLENNCLVIRTPNPFARNWLQKYYINTIAHVVQDILGHPVGIYITVAQGDEVSHFSEREISWESPNPSSISEAVPNHNQKTTELNSKYVFSRFVVGANNRMAHAASLAVAESPGREFNPLFLCGGVGLGKTHLMQAIGHYRWEICPDCKIFYVSTEQFTNDLITAIRKDSMQSFREHYRAADVLLVDDIQFLEGKEYTQEEFFYTFNTLHEAGKQVVIASDRPPNQIPSLQERLCSRFSMGLIADIQKPDLETRMAILQKKAEDENIRLPRDVIEYIASNYTSNIRELEGALIRAVAYISIWGLPMTVENITPVLEPPNEKMAATPEAILKVVAHNFDVSIDDLKGNSRRREISWARQIGMYLMRQHTSLSLPRIGEEFGGKDHTTVIYSCDKITQLHESDRTLAQTLRQLSDRINMTSRSQKPS from the coding sequence ATGGAAATTCCTATAGAAAGTCTGTGGAGTCAGGTACTAGAGCGCCTACAGCTTGAACTATCTCGACCCACCTTTGAAACTTGGATCAAAACTGCTAGTGCGGAGCGATTAGAAAATAATTGTTTGGTAATCCGTACTCCTAACCCATTTGCTCGTAATTGGTTACAGAAGTATTACATCAATACCATTGCTCATGTAGTACAAGATATTCTGGGTCATCCGGTGGGTATTTACATTACCGTTGCTCAAGGTGATGAAGTTTCTCATTTTAGTGAACGAGAGATTTCTTGGGAATCACCAAATCCTAGCAGTATTTCTGAAGCTGTTCCTAATCATAACCAAAAAACTACTGAATTAAACTCAAAATATGTATTTTCGCGATTTGTGGTTGGTGCTAACAATCGGATGGCTCACGCTGCTTCTTTGGCAGTTGCAGAATCTCCAGGTAGGGAGTTTAATCCTTTATTTTTATGCGGTGGCGTAGGTTTAGGTAAAACTCATTTGATGCAGGCTATTGGTCATTATCGCTGGGAAATTTGTCCAGATTGTAAAATATTTTATGTTTCTACTGAGCAGTTTACTAATGATTTAATTACAGCGATTCGTAAGGATAGTATGCAAAGTTTTCGAGAACATTACCGAGCCGCTGATGTTTTATTAGTTGATGATATTCAGTTTCTTGAAGGGAAGGAATACACCCAAGAAGAATTTTTTTATACTTTTAATACTTTACATGAAGCTGGTAAACAAGTTGTCATTGCTTCCGACCGTCCTCCTAACCAGATTCCTAGCTTGCAAGAACGTCTTTGTTCTCGGTTTTCTATGGGGTTAATTGCAGATATCCAAAAGCCAGATTTAGAAACTAGAATGGCAATTTTGCAGAAAAAAGCCGAGGATGAAAATATTCGTCTTCCCCGTGACGTGATTGAGTATATTGCTTCTAACTATACTTCTAATATTCGAGAATTAGAAGGGGCTTTAATTCGGGCGGTGGCTTATATTTCTATTTGGGGCTTACCGATGACGGTGGAAAATATTACACCAGTTTTAGAACCGCCTAACGAAAAAATGGCAGCTACCCCAGAAGCAATTTTAAAGGTTGTGGCGCATAATTTTGATGTTTCAATAGACGACCTCAAAGGTAACTCACGACGAAGAGAGATTAGCTGGGCGCGTCAAATAGGAATGTATCTAATGCGTCAACATACATCCCTGAGTTTGCCGAGAATTGGCGAGGAGTTTGGTGGTAAAGACCATACAACGGTAATCTATAGTTGCGATAAGATTACCCAACTCCACGAGAGCGATCGCACTTTAGCACAAACACTACGCCAACTGAGCGATCGCATCAATATGACTAGCCGTTCCCAAAAACCATCCTGA
- a CDS encoding SDR family oxidoreductase codes for MASLAGKVAIITGASRGIGRAIALKLAGNGASVVVNYAGNTGKAQEVVAEIEKLGVQAIAIQADVSKVPDIQRLFEQTLERFGKLDILVNNAGIIFYKPITQVTEEDFDKIFAINVKGTFFACQQAAQHMAEGGRIINFSSSTTAMMLPTYSAYVGTKGAVEQITRVLAKELGAKAIAVNVISPGATDTELFREGKTQEQIDRAAQMAAFGKLGEVQEIADVVAFLASDEARWITGQNIRVNGGAA; via the coding sequence ATGGCATCTTTAGCCGGAAAAGTTGCAATTATCACTGGTGCATCGCGGGGAATTGGACGAGCGATCGCACTAAAATTAGCAGGTAACGGCGCATCTGTTGTCGTTAACTATGCGGGTAATACGGGTAAAGCACAGGAAGTTGTTGCAGAAATTGAAAAGTTGGGAGTACAAGCGATCGCTATCCAAGCTGATGTTAGCAAAGTACCCGACATCCAACGGTTATTTGAGCAAACACTTGAACGTTTTGGTAAACTCGATATTTTGGTCAACAATGCCGGAATCATTTTCTATAAACCAATTACTCAGGTGACAGAAGAAGATTTCGACAAAATTTTTGCCATTAATGTCAAAGGTACTTTTTTTGCTTGCCAACAAGCCGCGCAACACATGGCAGAAGGGGGACGGATTATCAACTTTTCCTCATCAACCACAGCGATGATGCTGCCAACTTATAGTGCCTATGTTGGAACCAAGGGTGCTGTTGAACAAATCACGCGGGTACTAGCTAAAGAATTGGGTGCAAAGGCGATCGCAGTTAATGTTATTTCTCCTGGCGCCACCGATACAGAATTGTTTCGAGAAGGCAAAACACAAGAGCAGATAGACCGTGCAGCCCAAATGGCTGCTTTTGGCAAACTGGGAGAGGTACAAGAAATCGCCGACGTAGTAGCATTTCTCGCTAGCGACGAAGCTAGGTGGATCACTGGGCAAAACATCCGTGTAAACGGTGGAGCCGCGTGA